The following proteins are encoded in a genomic region of Alnus glutinosa chromosome 8, dhAlnGlut1.1, whole genome shotgun sequence:
- the LOC133876258 gene encoding uncharacterized protein LOC133876258: MKSMWSRVLRALLVRTKASRWRRASKCKHVIKQAQLHLTIQKARKDSIIRQSRADIAQLLQNGQLDQALARVGRLYKDQNLLAAYDQVKDFCECIITNFPDICKQSDVQSLPAVVRQAMANLMFAASRCGELPELHLLRCIFRERYGCEFETANVELRHENLVSSQMKQNLCINVEVPDDEKLKLIREIAGEGEHTLLLGFRDSEQSSKMQCQEINSRSYPKCKSEQRAEVMDLDMHDMYVDNSLGNRNGSRNSTGIKKKSASVEYQETSSATTSPDGMPSTPEMSIVYLDDLEEKSVNQEHRNFKICL, encoded by the exons ATGAAATCAATGTGGTCTCGTGTTCTTCGTGCGCTGCTTGTGAGGACCAAAGCGTCGAGGTGGAGAAGAGCCTCTAAGTG TAAGCACGTGATAAAGCAGGCTCAGCTTCATCTAACCATCCAAAAGGCCAGGAAGGATTCCATTATCAGGCAATCTCGTGCTGATATCGCTCAACTCCTCCAGAATGGCCAGCTCGACCAAGCCTTAGCCAGA GTTGGGAGACTCTACAAGGATCAGAATCTATTGGCTGCATATGATCAAGTTAAGGATTTCTGCGAATGCATAATCACCAATTTCCCCGATATTTGCAAACAAAG TGATGTACAATCCTTGCCTGCTGTTGTTCGCCAAGCCATGGCGAATTTGATGTTTGCTGCCTCCAGATGTGGTGAATTGCCGGAGCTACATTTGCTGCGGTGCATCTTCAGAGAGCGTTATGGTTGTGAATTCGAAACTGCCAATGTCGAATTACGACATGAAAATCTTGTGAGTTCTCAGATGAAGCAGAATCTGTGTATAAATGTGGAGGTACCAGACGATGAGAAGCTCAAATTGATAAGGGAAATAGCTGGAGAAGGAGAACACACCCTTCTGCTGGGGTTCAGGGACTCTGAACAAAGCTCCAAGATGCAATGCCAGGAG ATAAATAGTCGCTCTTACCCAAAGTGCAAGTCTGAGCAAAGAGCTGAAGTAATGGATTTGGATATGCATGATATGTACGTTGACAATAGCTTGGGTAATCGTAATGGCTCTCGTAATTCAACCGGAATCAAGAAAAAGTCCGCTAGCGTGGAATATCAGGAGACCTCATCGGCTACGACCTCCCCAGATGGTATGCCAAGTACTCCTGAGATGAGTATCGTATATCTCGATGACTTGGAAGAGAAGTCAGTGAACCAAGAACACCGCAATTTCAAGATATGCCTATAG